The Aphelocoma coerulescens isolate FSJ_1873_10779 chromosome 15, UR_Acoe_1.0, whole genome shotgun sequence genome segment ACACTACACAACAGAATGGCAACTGGTGTTATTCCAGTAGGATCTCTGGGCCATAACATAAGTCCAGCCAGAAGAGAGGAATCTGGCCACATGAAGAAGTCCCCCATGTTACTGTGGATGCTGCTGCTCGTTCTGGTCTTGGTCTCTAGGCTGGTGTTCTGGACGATCCTCAGGGAGAGGGTTGTAATTGGGATCCTCTTCAGGTGTGTCAAAAACCATCTTCCTGGCAAGGGACATGCCCATCCCACCAAGCAGGCAGGTTAGGAAACTGAGCTGAGGATGACAAACCCCCAGCCCTCCTAGGAACACCGTGGCCCTCCATGACCAGGTTGTCATACCACAGCCACTGGCCTATCACCCACCATTCTGCTCAGCTCAATACACAGTGATGACAGTACCTCCTTCCTTGATCACTAGGTCAGATTTGAATGTCAGTGTACAAAGCAGAACATATTCTGCTTTCTTAAACCACAAAAATACATCAGAAAAAATCCTACTTCCATCTAACATTTCCACAAGCAGTAAGAAGACTCTAGTTCTACTAGCAAAGCTGaaggtagcagcagctgctgtatgGGCCCTGTACACATGTATATAATGTGCAAATAATGCAGCAAGGGCATGAACTGTGGAGCTGAGGTGCTGTCAGCAGGTGGTTGCCTCTTATGGTCACAGTTTTCTATGGAAGTGATTAGGTTGAAAAAGCCCACAGCAAAGCCCAGGAAGAATCAACTTTACTTACAGAAAGCTAGGGGTTAAGAGCAACTTCTTTCCTCCAGGCTGGTTGGGGAAAACATCTTCCAAGAAATAATAGATATGACCCACTGCAATCCCTGGGGAGAGATGCCACCAAGGTCAGGCACAGCTGTGACTCCTTTGCCAGCTGAACCAGAGCTGCTGGGCAAAACTGTTTAAGAATCCCTCAGCTGTGTGCCCACATCCAGCTCCCTCCAGAGCCATGGATGCTGTAGTTTGCTGTGATCAGCACAAGCAGGCAGGGAGCCCATCAGCCCGGGGGCAGCACCGCACATCCAGGAGACCAGACACAGCCCGAGTGTCAGGCAGAGCTCACCATATCCAGCTTCTGCCCCCAGGAAAGACACACCAAAAAGCAGGTCACAAGCAAAAGCCCAGGCCCAGCCACCCAGAAACCCAGCCAACTTACTTCAGGAAACCCAACATCTTAGGTATGGTGGAACCAAGAGAGGGTGCCAGTGCCCCAGTAGCATCTATGAGAACTGAGAACTGAGCTCTGTGGCTGCAAGGTGTCCTTATTCCCATCACCCACCAGCTTTGACTTACCCAGCAAATCAATGATGATGGAGTTGCCAAGGAGCAAAGAGAATCCCATCAGTACCCAGGGCAGGAAGGGGGCTTGGAAGTTAAGAAGCCCAAAAAAGTTCATGCGGATATAAGGGTTCCTGCGACTCCATACATACACCAGCATGATGGTGAAAGCCTGGCCCAGGAAAAACAGGCTGGCAAAGAGTCCAAATAGCTGGGAACTACCGAGTCAAGGAAAAACCTACCCACCCTGTGCACCACCTCCAGGCAGCACAGGGTGCTTTGTGACTAGGAAACCCAAACCAGAGGCAGCTGATCAGAGCGTTCTGAGCCATTGCCTACGTCACCAAGCCTTTCCTGGCTGAGATATACTGACCATCACTGTCCCCACACACATCTCCCTCCATGCCACCCCAGAACAAGACACTGGAGTGGCACATGCAGGTTGTTCACTCCTTAAGCTGATGTCTACAACCACCGGAGACCAGAGAGCTCATATAGTCACCTTTACAAAATGAACATCAAAATGACCTTTGAAGAAGGGCTCTCACAGTCTTACAGGGCTTGGGACAGTGGCATATCTTAACAACTACCTCACATCCAGTATCTGTCTTCTACAGAAGAAGTTTAGCAGTGAGATGGCTCTTGGAATTCAGAGTCCTCTTCTTTAGAGCACAAGGAGACAGAAGAGGCAAAGATTTCCTCTGTCCCTGTTGTAGTTGGACTCCAAATCCCCCCATGGTTAAGCAcgtggctgctgcagccacctgGATTCTAATGGCTCACACAGCTtcatgcagagctctgtgaagACAGCAGTGCTCTGAGCCATCTGCATAAGACAGCAGAAGACATTCAGAAAAGGCTTATGCTTGGGAGGGAAAGATATTTCACCATCTGATTACTGTGTCATGAAAAGGACTTAAGCTGTGTGATGGCACCTCCAGCTACTGACAGGTTGCAAGCTTTCAGCTCACACTGCCCAACGTGCTGACAATGGAGTATGTGGGCAGCCCACTCCTTATCCTCATGGCTCCATGTTCTTGCCTTTGCCCTGAGCCAGCCTCATGCAATCATGCTGCACTCACCAGAGCTCAGGCAGTGGCCCTGTCACAGCTGGACAAGTTCTTGGAGCAGAACACGTGGCTTCCTTTCAGGCTGAGCTTCCCGAGCACACTGCCACATGTCCTCTTCAGGGATGAGGTAGCCCAGCTCCTTGCCAGGGGCATCAGCACTTCTGCAGGCACCAGCACAATCACAGGCAGCTTTTCTCTCCTCTAAGAACACTGGATGAGGCACAGGCCAAGACAAGGGTGAGAAAGACAAGGAGCACAAACTGTGCCATAGAGCCAGAAACTGCCCCTGCACCACTTGCTCAGCAGAGCTCTCCCAGGTCACAGGACATGAGCCTGGCAGGCCTGGGGCACAAGGCCCTCTGCCCTGAGGCACCAAGAAGGTTCCTAAaccagctgctgtgctgctcagcAGGCAGGTACCTGCTCCACACCACAACAAAACCAGCATGCAGAGCCCTACACTATCCACAGCGTCTCAGGAGACACCAAAGAGCCTAAACCAACTCAAAAGGATACTGTCATGAGAAACCCTCCAAAGAGGAACATGAAGACAAAGTCAGCCGTCCTTCCACGGAAGGAGCCTTCTTCTAGCATGCGGCAGTACCTGTACCTGAGAGCAGGAGAGAAGGGAGGGGTTGCAGTATAGGAAATTAACAGCTGGCTACCCTGTGCCCCACAGCAAGACTTTATGGGAAATAAGCTGCTGCAAGTTATTTCATCCCAGAAAGCTGTCAGCCAGGTGTCCAAGCCCCAGAGCAGAACAGTGCAAACTTCACCTCACACCACTGACCCcaaggaaagaaagaggcaCCTGCTgtgcttcagccagagctcacCCCAGGAATGGGCATTGCTCTCCAGCAtgagccacagcagcagcactgccagctccctcagccttttgGCAGGGTCTGCCCTCCAGCAAGCGGagatggaggggcaggagggtcatGGCTTCCATTCAAAAGAGCCAAGGGAACAACCCACAGCCCTAGACTGCTGCCAAGGCAAGTCATGCTGGGGAAGAAGACAGATGGAGAGAATTGCATCTAAGCCAAAATGGGAGCAGAGAACTTCACTGAGACCAAAGGATACAGAAATATCATgttgaaaaagaaactgaatccCAGGGGCCCAAAAAAGAGGAAGTTGGTGATCAGCCTCcatatctgaaagagaagagagaggagagggaaaaggaggtggaCAGAGGTCTCTCCTCACCACATATAGAGCAGCCCATCACATCGTCCACAGGGAATGCTCAGTCATGCACCTGTCTCTTCAGAACTACCCCAGGACACCAGACTCTAGTAGGACATCCTTACATAATACTCTGATACATCAGAGTATCTCACCTTTCCAGGTGTGGGAAAGATTTCTCTACTTTTCTGGAGAGGACAAGCAGCCACAATTCAGCACCCAGAGCCAAATTAATTACTTTTCACGCTTCTCTACAATAAAGCCTTCTCCAACCAGCCCAACAGCAGCTGCCACACAGTGTAATAGAGAAGGAAGAGACGGGTTTTGAgtcaaggaaaaaaggaaatgccAAGATGGTGTGTggcagggaaaggctggaaGGAGTTATCTCCATGCAGGTGCCTGTGACAAGAGGGGACGCTGTGTTGATGACCCAGCTTGCACCAATCAGGGAAGGTTGGAGTAGTGGGAAAGGAGCCCCTTGGAATGACACAGCACTCCCTGGCCACCCTAGGGAGCAGGACACCCAAGGCCCATCCTGTCACACCCACCCCTCGCTGGGAAGAGGCACAAGGGGCCCCAAACCCCATGCAAGGCCTCACCTGGAATTTCCTGAAGATGAGGTCGGGGTTGAAGTACAGCTGGAAGGGGGTGATGAActccagctgctgtgggagacaggcagagcagctgctaTCACCCGCTGCCCTCGGCCAGCCCCGACtcccgccccgcagccccccgggaccccgtGCCCCCGGCCCGGTCCCCGCTCACCACGGCGGCGGTGGTGAGCACGCAGGCGGTGGTGTACGCGCGGGTCACGGCCGGCATGCCCAGGTACTCCTGCGCGAAGCCCTGGTACGCCATGGCCGCGCCGCACCGCCCTCCCGACGCGGCGCCTTTAACGCCCCCCCCCGCTCCTCCTGCACGCTCCGCCCCCGCGGGGCGCGCCCGGCCAATCCCCGCGCGACAGGCGGCGCGCGCCGGCCAATAGGAACGCGCCTCATGGTCCcggcccgcggccgccgccaaCCCGGAGCGGACCCGCCGCGGCCGGGGATGGGAccggccccgggcccgcccccgGGCCCAtggcagcggcagcgccggggacGGGCGGACGGGCGAAGGCGGGGACGGGAAGCGCGGGTTACGAGAGTTCCGGGGGCGGCAGTCACCGGCAGAGGATGGCGGAGCACGTGGGCTGGGGCGGCACGCCGCACGCGGGACTGCGCGGGCCGGGGCAGTGCCCGGGCTGAGGCCCGGGTTCTGGGACAGTGACCTGCCCGGCGGGGGAAGCCTGCACCCGGTCCCTGCCCCGGCCGAGTTAGCCGCGGTGCGCTAAGATGCGGTCCCGCAGTGTCGAGAGCCGGCGGCTGTCAGCGCGTTGTTCCCCGCACACCCGCTGGCTTGGAGAGAGAGGAACTgcggggagctgggctgggaaaagGGCGGCAGTGCCGGTGCCTCAGCCGGTGTGCCGGTTGCTTCGCTGATCAGAAGGGTCTTGTATTCGCTAAGGCACAAAGGACTTCGGGTTTTCAGTCATTCCTGCTAGAACCTCTCCTGCCTCCTGGATGGAGCGCAGTGAGGCGCTTCCCCAAGCTGTGCGAGATCGCACCGGGCTGTCGAGGTCGCACAAGGTCGCTGGAAGAAACCGAGGGATGTATGGTCCCACCAGGTGCTGAGGGTGACTTGGGGAACGGCGGCAGCACTTGAATTCAGCCCTCAGGAGAGAGCAGAGTCTCTCTGCTGCTCGCGTGTCCAACACAGACAGTGCTCCTGAAAACGGGAGCTGATAAAGATCGCCAAAACCCCGATATCCTTCACTCTTCTGCTGACTGTGCTTTCCAGACCTGTCTGCCCTGCTCAAGAGTCTGGTCTAAGGTTACAGCCACCCTGGATTCGGATGAGGAATGGGCCTGGTGTTGGGTTTGTGCTGGAGAGGGTTAAGCTGTCATCAGAGCCTTAATGAGCCCTGAGATTTCCCTTTAAACCCTCAGTTAATGGGAAATTAAATTACCGACGGGGGAGGGAGTCTTTATGTCTTCCACCACCTCCAACCCGAATGCTCTTTGATGAAATACAAAACCCAGATGGAAGATGACAGGACATGAGGATAAAGCAACGTActgagggagagagggga includes the following:
- the DERL3 gene encoding derlin-3 isoform X1, whose translation is MAYQGFAQEYLGMPAVTRAYTTACVLTTAAVQLEFITPFQLYFNPDLIFRKFQIWRLITNFLFFGPLGFSFFFNMIFLYRYCRMLEEGSFRGRTADFVFMFLFGGFLMTLFGLFASLFFLGQAFTIMLVYVWSRRNPYIRMNFFGLLNFQAPFLPWVLMGFSLLLGNSIIIDLLGIAVGHIYYFLEDVFPNQPGGKKLLLTPSFLKMVFDTPEEDPNYNPLPEDRPEHQPRDQDQNEQQHPQ
- the DERL3 gene encoding derlin-3 isoform X2 gives rise to the protein MAYQGFAQEYLGMPAVTRAYTTACVLTTAAVLEFITPFQLYFNPDLIFRKFQIWRLITNFLFFGPLGFSFFFNMIFLYRYCRMLEEGSFRGRTADFVFMFLFGGFLMTLFGLFASLFFLGQAFTIMLVYVWSRRNPYIRMNFFGLLNFQAPFLPWVLMGFSLLLGNSIIIDLLGIAVGHIYYFLEDVFPNQPGGKKLLLTPSFLKMVFDTPEEDPNYNPLPEDRPEHQPRDQDQNEQQHPQ